A genomic segment from Roseofilum capinflatum BLCC-M114 encodes:
- a CDS encoding cyclic nucleotide-binding domain-containing protein, producing MQQTIAQFPYFEVLKSQDIDWIVSQSTSEDCKPGTVLIQQGSPVESIYLSLSGTLAVTVSGEKQAEQELKQMHGGEMMGEMSFLDNHPPSANIKVVEPSKVLSISKQKLARKLDSDGDFAARFYHLLALKLSGQLRGLSNLLTHTEATAASQPLRKVLLVFSILTDRDISWAIANGTSQKVTPGTTLIEQGKPVPAVYILLEGNLGIYISLSDNGGNREKQVANSFKGEILGEMSFVETGMASATVKAAEKSWILAIDQAKLAAKLEQDRGFAARFYRAIAIVLSNRWRDRLFRRGFATLESEPSDLLSEDIEAEDELDLDVIDGTAIAGTRFDWMIRQLR from the coding sequence ATGCAACAAACCATCGCCCAATTCCCCTATTTTGAAGTCCTCAAATCCCAGGATATTGATTGGATTGTTTCCCAATCGACCTCAGAGGACTGTAAACCAGGAACGGTTCTGATTCAACAAGGATCTCCGGTTGAATCAATTTATCTGTCTCTGTCTGGGACTTTAGCGGTTACGGTCTCTGGAGAAAAACAAGCGGAACAAGAACTCAAGCAAATGCATGGGGGAGAAATGATGGGAGAGATGTCTTTTTTAGATAACCATCCCCCTTCGGCTAATATTAAAGTGGTTGAACCGTCGAAAGTTCTATCAATTTCTAAACAAAAGCTGGCGCGAAAGTTGGACAGTGATGGAGATTTTGCGGCTCGATTTTATCATTTGTTAGCCTTAAAACTCTCCGGTCAGTTGCGGGGACTGTCTAATTTGTTAACTCATACAGAAGCGACAGCAGCGAGTCAACCGTTACGCAAGGTTCTGTTGGTGTTTTCGATTTTAACCGATCGCGACATTTCCTGGGCGATCGCCAATGGTACATCCCAAAAAGTGACCCCCGGAACCACCCTGATTGAACAGGGAAAACCCGTACCGGCGGTGTATATTCTGCTCGAAGGAAATCTCGGCATCTATATTTCCCTCTCCGATAATGGAGGGAACCGCGAGAAACAAGTCGCCAATTCCTTTAAGGGAGAGATCCTGGGGGAAATGTCGTTTGTAGAAACCGGAATGGCTTCAGCAACGGTAAAAGCGGCGGAAAAATCTTGGATACTGGCGATCGATCAAGCCAAACTAGCCGCTAAACTGGAACAGGATCGCGGCTTTGCGGCTCGATTTTATCGGGCGATCGCCATTGTACTCTCGAATAGATGGCGCGATCGCCTCTTCCGTCGAGGCTTTGCTACCCTAGAGAGCGAGCCAAGCGACTTGTTATCCGAAGATATTGAAGCCGAAGATGAACTCGATCTCGATGTCATTGACGGAACAGCGATCGCCGGAACCCGTTTTGATTGGATGATTCGGCAACTGCGCTAA
- a CDS encoding 2OG-Fe(II) oxygenase, which produces MIHTVIFEDRKESSILWHYAIHKQLISEDGNILLHINRYINDQPNLAALYGIYPHEISIAHFLVPMIHRGLFKEVYWLYPNQEVPSQSLWVCTYTSQSGEILTYKTFHKEEIDSQTFLQWLIKPKYKLQEFQTLNPKSTILDQPDRQGVVLDIVSDYFSINSSPAHPEDQLQRIDELVDFLKQNSIDPKLICIRRSQISGFRGEEQWPWIQEQLVERLSQIYPLQFLSLDEIWENNQLREEYKQEKKKIVSSMQLSESKRPSGSSSGRSSSASLTEVKLDSGRIRVYDNLIPHDLLTEIYNYYQSGLRWEFKNYGDEDDLFTSFWATEEFPDSIDQLRQLVTEQLDYKPDTPRTIVNGHVFALGDSIHRDSENLENPGQTAVCYINPMWRADWDGETKFYSHRDLSQADLIYSCLPKPGRVIIFDNTIPHRGCAPSRLCNKLRVTVAYQFPPPNAN; this is translated from the coding sequence ATGATCCATACCGTTATATTTGAAGACCGGAAAGAGTCTTCTATCCTATGGCACTATGCCATACACAAACAATTGATCTCTGAAGACGGGAATATTCTCCTTCATATCAATCGATATATTAATGACCAGCCTAATTTAGCAGCACTGTATGGTATTTATCCCCACGAGATATCCATCGCTCATTTCCTTGTACCCATGATCCATCGGGGTTTGTTTAAGGAAGTCTATTGGCTTTATCCCAATCAAGAAGTACCGTCTCAATCCCTGTGGGTTTGTACTTATACCTCTCAAAGTGGAGAGATTTTAACCTACAAAACGTTCCACAAAGAAGAAATCGATTCCCAGACTTTCTTGCAATGGCTGATCAAACCGAAATATAAACTCCAAGAATTTCAGACATTAAACCCCAAATCGACCATTTTAGATCAACCCGATCGGCAAGGTGTCGTTTTGGATATTGTCTCCGATTACTTCAGTATCAATTCCAGTCCTGCTCATCCAGAAGACCAGCTTCAGAGAATAGATGAACTGGTTGATTTCTTAAAGCAAAATAGTATCGATCCCAAACTGATTTGTATTCGTCGCTCTCAAATCAGTGGCTTCAGGGGAGAAGAACAATGGCCATGGATTCAAGAACAACTGGTAGAGCGCCTGAGCCAAATTTATCCATTGCAATTTCTCTCCTTAGATGAAATTTGGGAAAATAACCAATTAAGAGAAGAGTACAAGCAAGAGAAGAAAAAAATTGTCAGTTCTATGCAGTTATCCGAATCAAAGCGTCCATCTGGCTCCTCCTCTGGTCGTTCTTCCTCAGCCTCACTCACTGAAGTCAAACTAGACTCTGGTCGGATCAGAGTCTATGATAACCTAATCCCCCACGACTTATTAACAGAGATCTATAACTACTATCAATCTGGCTTGCGTTGGGAGTTTAAAAACTACGGAGATGAAGACGACCTATTTACTTCTTTTTGGGCAACAGAAGAGTTTCCAGACAGTATCGATCAACTCAGACAACTTGTTACCGAACAACTCGACTATAAACCCGATACTCCCAGAACGATCGTCAATGGTCATGTTTTTGCCCTCGGAGATAGTATTCATCGGGATTCAGAAAATTTAGAGAATCCAGGACAAACAGCAGTTTGTTATATCAATCCCATGTGGAGAGCAGATTGGGATGGAGAAACCAAATTTTATAGCCATCGTGATTTGAGTCAGGCCGATCTGATCTATAGTTGTCTCCCTAAACCCGGACGAGTAATTATTTTTGATAATACTATCCCTCATCGGGGTTGCGCTCCCAGTCGTTTATGTAATAAACTGCGAGTTACAGTCGCTTACCAATTTCCGCCTCCTAACGCCAATTAA
- a CDS encoding four helix bundle protein, with protein sequence MSEIKDFKDLMIWQKGMDIAEKCYYLTQNFPREERYVMVDQIRRAAASIPANIAEGYGRRSRGDYARFLNIAQGSINELQTHLILSERVDLCTNKDIETILSLLQEETRMIAALIKKLNP encoded by the coding sequence GTGTCAGAGATTAAAGATTTTAAAGATTTAATGATTTGGCAAAAAGGAATGGATATTGCAGAAAAATGTTATTATCTTACCCAAAATTTCCCCAGAGAAGAACGGTATGTTATGGTGGATCAAATTAGAAGAGCTGCTGCATCTATCCCTGCCAATATTGCGGAAGGATATGGAAGACGTTCTAGAGGTGACTATGCAAGATTTCTGAATATTGCACAAGGTTCAATTAATGAACTCCAAACCCATCTTATTCTTTCTGAAAGAGTAGATCTATGTACGAACAAAGATATAGAAACAATCCTGTCATTACTACAAGAAGAAACGCGAATGATTGCAGCACTGATCAAAAAGCTCAATCCCTAA
- a CDS encoding NHLP bacteriocin export ABC transporter permease/ATPase subunit: MNQNLTTQTLIRGNEPLLLNDPNRVWLIESGSMVVFAVNVVDGVAQGARRYLFSATANETLFGLGDLSNAPYQLLAIAIEETALTSWSLNDFLEPGQGNGHHADFAQMHVEQWRSRLSSPFSHTNIPFTPPTLENLESTAVLSSYLDHLHQDFLHSLDQLEQEELADKLTQFQERQRLNQNTQRSSIGDLVSVLKPKQAEFLQEGTPLLVAAGAVGRSMGLEIRPPAHSENTERTKNPLDAIARASGIRIRRVLLSDRWWEKDCGALLAYTQEDNHPVALLPGKRGGYDLFDPIAEARTPITRALAFQLDPVAYTFYRPFPDKHLNFLELLRFSLRGLGLDVITIVLMGILASLVGMVVPQATGILMDQAIPDANRSLVWQIGLALLAASFGKAIFELAQGFAILRTQALFNFANQAALWDRLLKLRMSFFRQYATGDLMDRATAFDQMRQLLTANVMRSLFTGVFSLLNLGLMLLYSVPLTLAAAAIAIVNVIITLIVSNITRKKMQPLQQIQGEIFGLTVQLIGGVSKLKIAGAEKRGFAYWTKKYREQLMLTLSTEGVEDAVNLFNTILPTVSSIIIFAVAVQLINTAQAQGQAGLSTGKFLAFNAAFTILITGLTSLSDTLIQVLEVSVLWERTQPILQAIPEVDLSKADPGKLNGDVKLDRVTFRYREDGPLILNEVTVEAKAGEFIALVGPSGSGKSTTIRLLLGFETPEDGTVYYDGQDLSGLDISAIRRQLGVVLQGGRINTGSIFENISSGALVTMDEVWEAAQMAGFAEDVEKMPMGMHTVISEGGGNLSGGQRQRLLIARSLVLKPKILIFDEATSALDNRTQAIVSQSLDSLDVTRIVIAHRLSTIVNANRIYVIEAGIVVQQGTFDELASQPGLFAQLMARQMA; encoded by the coding sequence ATGAATCAAAACCTAACTACTCAAACCCTGATTCGAGGTAATGAACCGCTTCTGTTGAATGACCCTAATCGAGTTTGGTTAATTGAGTCAGGTTCAATGGTCGTTTTTGCGGTCAATGTGGTGGATGGAGTGGCTCAAGGAGCGCGTCGTTATTTGTTTAGTGCTACAGCAAATGAAACTCTATTTGGGTTGGGCGATCTAAGCAATGCTCCTTATCAACTGCTGGCGATCGCCATAGAAGAAACAGCACTAACATCATGGAGTCTGAACGATTTTCTTGAGCCAGGACAAGGCAATGGCCATCATGCAGACTTTGCACAAATGCATGTGGAACAGTGGAGATCTCGCCTCAGCTCCCCTTTTTCCCATACCAATATTCCCTTTACGCCTCCAACGCTTGAAAACCTGGAATCCACTGCCGTTCTGTCTTCCTATCTCGATCACCTGCATCAAGACTTTCTCCACAGTTTAGACCAACTCGAACAGGAAGAACTAGCGGATAAACTCACCCAATTTCAAGAGCGCCAACGGCTGAATCAAAACACTCAGCGCAGCAGTATTGGCGATCTCGTCTCTGTCCTCAAACCCAAACAAGCGGAATTTCTGCAAGAAGGAACGCCTCTGTTGGTGGCTGCGGGGGCAGTGGGACGCTCCATGGGGCTTGAAATTCGCCCTCCTGCACACTCAGAAAATACGGAGCGGACGAAAAACCCCCTCGATGCGATCGCCCGCGCTTCCGGTATTCGCATTCGTCGCGTTCTATTGAGCGATCGCTGGTGGGAAAAAGACTGCGGCGCTCTCCTGGCCTATACTCAAGAGGATAACCATCCCGTTGCCCTGCTACCGGGAAAACGGGGCGGCTACGACCTCTTCGATCCCATTGCCGAAGCCCGCACACCCATCACTCGCGCCCTCGCTTTCCAACTCGATCCCGTTGCCTACACCTTTTATCGACCGTTCCCAGATAAACATCTGAATTTCCTGGAACTGTTGCGGTTTTCCCTGCGAGGTTTAGGACTCGATGTAATTACCATTGTGCTGATGGGCATTCTCGCCTCCTTAGTGGGAATGGTGGTTCCCCAAGCCACCGGTATTCTGATGGATCAAGCCATTCCCGATGCCAACCGCAGCCTAGTATGGCAAATTGGACTTGCTCTCTTAGCGGCTAGTTTTGGTAAAGCCATTTTCGAGTTAGCCCAGGGGTTTGCCATTCTGCGAACCCAAGCCCTTTTCAACTTTGCCAACCAAGCCGCCCTCTGGGATCGACTGCTGAAGCTGCGGATGTCTTTCTTTCGCCAGTATGCGACTGGGGATTTAATGGATCGAGCGACTGCCTTCGATCAGATGCGACAACTGCTGACTGCGAATGTGATGCGATCGCTCTTTACGGGCGTGTTTTCCTTGCTGAACCTGGGCTTGATGCTATTGTATAGCGTACCCCTCACCCTAGCGGCGGCGGCGATCGCGATCGTCAACGTGATCATCACCCTAATTGTCAGCAACATCACCCGCAAAAAAATGCAACCTCTGCAACAAATTCAAGGAGAAATCTTTGGATTAACCGTGCAACTCATTGGCGGCGTTTCCAAACTCAAAATTGCCGGAGCAGAAAAGCGAGGTTTTGCCTACTGGACAAAAAAATATAGAGAACAACTGATGTTAACCCTGAGTACAGAGGGTGTTGAAGATGCCGTAAACCTCTTTAATACCATCTTACCCACCGTCAGTTCCATTATTATCTTTGCCGTAGCCGTTCAACTAATTAACACCGCTCAAGCCCAAGGACAAGCCGGACTCTCAACCGGAAAATTTCTCGCCTTTAATGCCGCCTTTACCATTTTAATTACCGGTCTCACTAGCCTCAGCGATACCCTAATTCAAGTCCTAGAAGTATCCGTTCTCTGGGAGAGAACCCAACCCATTTTACAAGCCATTCCAGAAGTCGATTTATCCAAAGCCGATCCTGGAAAACTCAACGGCGATGTAAAACTCGACCGCGTGACCTTCCGTTACCGAGAAGATGGCCCCCTCATTCTCAATGAAGTCACCGTCGAAGCCAAAGCTGGAGAATTTATTGCCCTGGTTGGCCCTTCCGGAAGTGGTAAATCAACCACCATTCGTTTACTCCTCGGATTTGAAACTCCAGAAGACGGAACCGTATATTATGACGGTCAAGATTTAAGCGGTTTAGACATCTCCGCCATCCGCCGACAATTGGGAGTCGTTTTGCAAGGCGGACGCATTAATACTGGTTCCATTTTCGAGAATATTTCCAGTGGCGCATTAGTCACCATGGATGAAGTTTGGGAAGCCGCACAAATGGCCGGATTTGCCGAAGATGTGGAAAAAATGCCCATGGGAATGCATACCGTAATTTCTGAAGGTGGGGGTAATCTTTCCGGAGGACAAAGACAACGATTACTGATTGCCCGTTCCTTAGTTTTAAAGCCCAAAATCCTCATTTTTGATGAAGCCACCAGTGCCTTAGATAACCGCACCCAAGCCATTGTCAGCCAAAGTTTAGATAGTCTAGATGTGACTCGAATTGTGATTGCTCACCGTCTGAGTACCATTGTCAATGCCAATCGCATCTACGTGATTGAAGCTGGTATTGTTGTGCAGCAAGGAACCTTTGACGAACTGGCATCACAACCGGGTTTATTTGCCCAATTGATGGCGAGGCAAATGGCGTAG
- a CDS encoding UPF0489 family protein — MIPVFTFEEHNEAFLIWHYAIHKKLIPESDNILFHVDEHSDFNYPSFKKPLDQLNTRDLSEVYQFTYNELNIANFIVPALYQGVFKEEYWLRHPSPKLSTKRRTYKLYFPNPEHDILVAKPLKPEETGLKNVIKLLGDPSCKLAKIQHLTVDDEFPDDQTVVLDIDLDYFSCNEQVFEGEGILEITKEQYESLIQDRYHFLRIFYGSRFSIRVEENRYYIQFHDFPFTDDSFDRQLKVSEDAIVNRIEQLVNFLVSHNVEIQMVCICRSRISGYTPDDQCQFIEKTLLEKLGETYEINAMSIDQVLAEQGLNQSNVVLV; from the coding sequence ATGATTCCCGTTTTTACTTTTGAAGAACACAACGAAGCTTTTTTGATCTGGCATTATGCAATCCATAAAAAATTAATCCCAGAATCTGATAATATTTTGTTTCATGTCGATGAGCATTCAGACTTTAATTATCCGAGCTTCAAAAAGCCGCTAGATCAACTGAATACCCGCGATCTATCCGAGGTTTATCAGTTTACTTACAATGAGCTAAACATTGCCAATTTTATTGTACCCGCCCTCTATCAGGGAGTCTTTAAGGAAGAATATTGGCTCAGACATCCCTCGCCTAAATTATCGACAAAAAGGCGTACTTATAAACTGTACTTTCCCAATCCAGAGCATGATATCTTAGTCGCCAAACCCCTGAAGCCTGAAGAAACGGGTCTAAAAAATGTGATTAAGTTATTAGGCGATCCCTCTTGCAAGCTGGCCAAAATTCAACATTTGACGGTGGATGATGAATTCCCAGACGATCAAACTGTAGTTCTAGATATCGACTTAGATTACTTTTCTTGTAATGAGCAAGTCTTTGAAGGTGAAGGCATTCTTGAAATTACGAAAGAGCAGTATGAATCCTTAATCCAAGATCGATATCATTTCTTGAGAATTTTTTATGGCAGCCGTTTTTCCATTCGAGTTGAAGAGAATCGATACTATATTCAATTTCATGATTTTCCGTTCACAGATGACTCTTTTGATAGACAATTGAAAGTCTCAGAGGATGCGATTGTTAATCGGATTGAACAGTTAGTTAACTTTTTGGTATCCCACAACGTTGAGATTCAGATGGTTTGTATCTGTCGATCGCGAATTAGTGGCTATACTCCTGACGATCAATGCCAATTCATTGAAAAGACATTACTGGAAAAACTGGGTGAAACTTATGAGATTAACGCTATGAGTATCGATCAAGTTTTGGCAGAGCAAGGTTTAAATCAATCCAATGTCGTTTTAGTTTAA